CTTCTTATTCTCTTTGGTCTTGGCTATTTTTATTTTGTTACGAATTTTGTTTTTCCCTATTTTACTCCTGATGGTGGCAAAGGTGGGCTTGATTCTTCTGCGTTTGCCTGGATGGGCAATGGCATTGGTGATATGTTTGTTTTTATCGTCAGCCATCCCTTGGTGGTCATTAAAGAAATCTTTGGGTCAACAAGAAAAGTTATATATCTTTTAGCCCTGTTTGGCTCTCTTGGATTTATTCCACTTTTAAAACCTCTTTATCTGATACCTGCCCTGCCCATATTGGGTATTTCAATTTTGTCCAGGTTAGATAATTATTACGGCCTTGGTCATCATTATACTGCAGGCCTAATCGCGCCAATGATTATGGCCTTTACTATGGGGCTGCCAACAGCTAGGAGATTTTGGGAAAAATTGGGACTAAACAAAAAGTCATTTATCTTCAGCTTGTGTGTGGGTCTTTTGTTGGCCCACATACTTCTCTCTCCTTCGCCCATCTCCCGTCTTTTCTGGACGAACAAGGTGTGGAGTTATACTGCATCCGCATATTTGCCTACAGCACGGGACAGCATGATTAAAAAAGCTTTGGAACAGTATATTCCGAGGAATCCGGAGACAACAGTTTCCGTGCAAAACACGATCAATTGGCCTATTTTGACCGAACGAAATACTTTGCTTGTTTTCCCTAGGGCAGCGCTGGAACCAACAAGATATCCGGATTTAAAGAACCGGACCTTCAGTGGTTTTGTTGACTTTTTAAAGACACGCACTCTTCCCAAAACAGCCTATTTAGAAATTCAGGCAGATTATGTGGTTTTAGACATGAATCGTCCTTGGTTTATTGGAGACAAAGGATGTGGTTGGCTCTATGGAAGATGTCAGGATCAAGAGGCTGCCAATCGTTTTCTGGAATTTGTTGATAAAGTTAAAGAAAAATACAGGGTTGTCTTTGCAAAAGATGGTTTTTGGATTTTTAAGAGGATTAAGGGAAAGAGATGAACAAGTTTTTCCGCAACAATATTCTCGTTCTTTTTTTAATGAATTCGGGCAATGTATTTAACTACTTGTTTCAATTAGTAATAGGGAGGAGTTTAACCCCTGAAGAATTTGGGGTTTTTAATGCCCTCAATTCCCTTACCCTTCTAGCCTCTGCTCCTATTGCAGTAATTCCTTTTGTATTCTCCAAGGTAACTGTACAACTTAGCTTGAACGGCTTGAGCCAGATTCGAAGCCTTTTCTGGAAAAGCATTAAATGGTTGGCTCTTATTTCTTGTGCAGGGTTTGGCATAGGGCTTTTGGCCTTGCCAGCAACTAAAGGGTATCTTCATATTGACTCATTTGTTCCAATACTGATTATCCTTGTACAGATATGTCTGTCTCTTTTTCGTCCTGTTAATATGGGTATCCTACAGGGCCTGCAGCGGTTTTTGGGCTTTGGCCTTGCTGGAAGCCTGACCTCTATTGGCCGTTTGCTAGGTGGAGTTGTGCTGGTTTTTTTTCTTGGCTGGGGAGTCAATGGAGCCCTGCTTTCGGGCTTGATTGGGGTTGTTCTGACAATACTGATCAGTTTGCTTTTTTTAAAAGATATAGTTCATGGAACAAAGGGTTCGCTTCCTTCTGGTATATATAAAGGAATGGGCAAATACGCTGTGCCGGTATTTTTCAATACTTCTATGGTTATGGCCCTGGGTAATCTTGATCTTGTTCTGGTGCGACATTATTGCCTACCTGCGGAGGCCGGACTTTATGCTACTGCTGCCGTTCTGGGCAGGATTGGCTTTTTTCTGCCCGGCGTTTTGGTTATGGTATTGTTCCCTGCCGCGGCCAAAGCATATAGCGCTGGCAAGCATGACAACCAGTCTCTTTGGACATGCCTGGGATTAACAGCGTTCCTTAGCGGGTCTTTTGCCTTGGTCTGCTCTTTATGGCCAGCCCAAATTATCAGTCTCCTCTTTGGTTCCCCCTATGCTCCTGCTGCTGATCTGTTCCGGCTGGTAAGTATTTCAATGTCAATACTTGCCTTGGCCAATGTTTTTTTTGTTTTTTTTCTTGCTCGTTGCGATTATGGATTCTTGTGGATTCAGGGCGTGGGCCTTGGGTTAATGCTGCTCTTAATCCTTATGTTTCATGAGCATGCCATCCAGATTGCATGGAGTCTTCTGTCTGCAATCGTATTTATTTTTTGGGCAACAACAATCTATTTTTTTCTAAAAGACAAAAAGAATGGCTGTATAGTTAATGAGCAATGCGATGTATAAAAAGCAGCTAAGCGTTACTATTTATATCCTAGTTTACATTTTATTTACTGCTGTAACGCATGCAGGTGTTAAGGAAGGAAATACTGTATTTCTTTCACTGCCTTTACAAGAAAATCACAGTATGAATTATATCCAGGAAGTTAAAGATGGCAATTTCTTTTTGGATAAAGATGATGAATTCACAGTCAAAGCATTTGTAGCGCCAAAGAAAGTTAAATATTTTGTGTTTGATGGCAAGTCCTTGCTTGCCAGTTCTGATACTGTGTTATGTTCAAAAGATAACTGCACAAGAAATTGGTCTTTTGATTTGTCTGAACAGTCATTATCAATCGTTGAGTATCCACGGTTGCGTATAAACTACAAGAAAGTATTGCCCAAAACGCCTGTTCAGGTTGAGGCTAAAATAATGGTGGATACCAATGGGGATAATAAAACTGACGTGGTATTTAGCGGTGAGGTTGAATCCGCGTTAAAAGAAGCTAAAATTATTAATTGGGACGAGGTTTTTTTCAAGCCCAAAGACAATATTTATCGGTTTAAAAGAGAATTGGGGATTAAGCCTGATGCGATTTGGCGATACATACAGGATGGGGAAAATTTAGTTTTGCAGACTCAAATTAAAATCGTGTCTGCTGATATGCAAGTGGTTAAGTTTTTTGTGCTACCTGATTCTCCAGATATTAGAGTTGATCTTGGTTTAAAAAAAAGCAGATTTTCGCCAAGACATAAAATTCCTTTTGAAAACCTGCGCCCGCGTTGGGAGAAGAGAGAAGATTTACATGTTTTGACTCTGGATCTTGCTTCGGTTTTAAAAGATATACCTCGTGATAAGCTAATCTATATAGAGCCAATAATATATATAAAAACATCAAAGAAGGCTTTTTTTGAATCACCCCCTTTGAAACGTATTGTTTTTTACAGAAAAGACGCTTCAGAATTTAAACGCAGTACTATCTCGCCAGTTACCTCTGAGCATGGACAGGATGCAAGATTGGATTTTGATCTAGAAGCAGGTTTAGAAGAACTTGGTATCTTTGATGAAGGGAGAATTATTAATGTTACAGTTAATGCCTCCATACAAGGTCCCCAGGTAGTTGAGCTCAAGGACGTGCTTGTTGGTGATCTTGTTAAAAAGGAATTGCCTGTAATCCTTGATCAGCCTGCAAGAGAGCTTGAAAATTTTATAGGACGGAAGGCTCATTTTCTGGATAAAGAGAAAGTAATTTTTAAAATGCAGCCCCTATTTTATAGGGAGGTTCAGGATTGTAAATCGTTTGACCTTATACAAAATAAGTATGTTGTTCAGGGACAGTTGTATGCATTTTCTACGGCCAGATCAGGAAAAATTTCAGGACAAAGAGTAAATATAAATATTGATTATTTGTCTCCGACTAAAGAAAAAAGAAAGAGACTTAAAATTGCCTTGCCACTGAATAATGTTACTGTGCCTTTGGAGCTTCCAAAGCAAGCGATTGTCAACGGGATAACACTAGATACACGGTGGATTAAAGATGGTATAAACGCCAGCATCGCTTTTTTTGACTTGGTCATAAAGGAAGTGAAAGAGGATCCCGATTATCGACATGCATGTTGGTGGGAAAAGGAGGCAGTGCTTCCTCTTTTACCTGAATTGCCAGAGAGTGGAGTAATATTAAATAACGAGAAAGTTTTTATATGGACTGATCAGGTACGAACTTTAAATTTTTTATTGCCCCGAGAAGAGTTTTTTAAACCCTTGCAGTTTTATCTAACCCACGACAATCCTTTTCTTTTAAGCGAACTAAAAAATGTAAAAAAAAGCATCCCTATTTTGGGGGGACACAATGAATTGGCCGGAATCAATATCTCCAGGGATGCCAGTTTAACAATAGATTATACCGGACAACAAAGACTATTATCTTTTGATATCCCCAGGTTAAAGGTTTTTGGATTACGCAGGACTCCAAAAGAAATTCTAGCGGACCTAGTCATTCGCCTTGATGATCAACCCAGCCCTCTCTCTTTTGTAAAGCTTCCCCGGCCTGAAGGGGAATGGATTGAACTAGGGACCATAGCAATCAAGCATGGATATCACACCATATCTGTTTCTAGCGCAGATTTTTTCTCAGTAAAAAGTCTTGTTTTTGAGGCAAAGGGCTACCATAATTTTCCACGACAAGATAACCCTCTAACCAGGCAAAAAGATTCATTTTCCGGCCGGATCATTTCGCTTTTCATGAAGCTTTTGATTCTGGCCCTGGGGATTGTTGTGCTGTATAGATTTCGCGCTTTTTGGTTGAAAGCGTTTCAAATTATGACAGCCTCTATTCGAAAATTTTATTGGAGTTTACCGGAAAAATGGCTCTTTTTTACGTGGTTATTTTCAGCCCTATTTCTATACACTCTCGGAGTGCTGATTGCTACGGGGAGAGAAAATTATGGGTTTACCTGCGGTAGTATAGCCCTGGTTTTTGCTTATTGGCATTTGGAGAGGCTTTTGCGGCCGTGGATGGAACGAAAGTACCCTAAGATTTCTGAATATGTATATCGTGGTCGCGGCACTCCTTTTTTTGCTGGGGCTATTATACTTTTGGCTTTGACGGCCTTTTTATTGACTTTTGGCCTCGATCCTCTGGCTGAACAAGTAGCGATTATAGTTTATTATTGTCTTGTTGTAGGAGTTGTAGGTGAAATTTGTGATTTGAGAAAAGAAGCAGAATCTGATTAGTTGATTTAACTTTCTGGCTCGAATTTTGTTATATTATTCAATGGGTTATAATTTATATTTTGTCTTGGTGCCACTTTTGCTATAAAATAATACAAACGTTACCCTTCGCATTGCGAAGGGTAACCTCATGACATGCTAAGCTTATTCCTGAGATTTTTCGCTTCGCTCAGAATAACAGCGCGGAAACAACTAATCCTGAAAGGAACTACCGAGACTTTACATTGAACCCATTGAACTTACTGCTAATAATCCAACTCAAAAAATTGATTTAGTTGATTGAATGAATTTTAATAATAAAACATTTTGTTGGGCAGGAGCGAGTTGTTTTCTAATAAGTTTTTCTTTTTTAAAAGGCCTATCAGGTTTGAAAAAATATATATAGCCTTGGGTGGACAGTGGTTAGCTACCCTCTACACCGCCGGAATAGGGATGCTGCTGACGTTTACCCTGGGCCGCGTGTTAGGGCCCAAGGCGTTTGGCGTTTATAGCTCTGTTTTGAGCTTGGCCTCTTTATATTTTATTTTACAGGAGGGCGGCTTTACAACATTAATTTTTCGTGAAGGCATTGCAGCGAGCCCTGAATTGGTTCCTCACAACGACCGGATTTTGTCCGTAGCCTTGGGACATCTTCTTTTGACCACTTTGGGTGGTTTTTTTTTGTCGTTATCTCTTCCTATTTCTGACCGTTATTCACTATGCGTCGCTATATTATGTTTTGCTGGCGTAGCTTTAAGCAATTTTATTTCTGCTGTTTTAAAGGCTCAAAATCGTTTCGCAATAGAAGGACTGTGGCGAATATTCCTGCGCACTTGTACTGCTTTATGTATGTTCTTTGTCCTATTTTTGGGGATTCGCAAACCTATTTTTCTGTTTGGGGCATGGGGACTTGGCCTTCTTGCGGCATTTTCGCTTCCCTATGCCAGGAGGATGTGCCAAAAACCTTCATTTCAGTTTTCTCTCGACATATATTCGCCAAGTCTTTCGTTTCTTGTTGTTGGTGCGGCAACCACCATTTACTTTAAAGTGGATATAATACTTTTGAGATATCTGGGGATTGAAACGGCATGGGTAGGATATTATTCTGCAGCTTATCGACTCTTGGAAGGAATGGTCTTGTTAGTGACTCCAGTGGCTCATTTATGTTTTCGTCAGCTTCGCCTGCACAGGCAGGATGGACAATACTTTAAAAGAATGTTTATTCTTATGCTTGGCGGAATGAGTATTTTGGGCTTGTTGATTGTTATTACAGGCCTTTATTTCGGTTCTTATTTTATTCATATTGCTTACGGTCAGAGTTACACTCCTGCAATACCACTTTTTAAGTGGCTTCTTGTAGCTGTCTTTTTTATCTTCCCCAATTACATTTTGACACAAAGTGCTATCGCCATTAACCGCGAAGGCTATTATGCGCTTATGGCAGTATGCGCAGCTATCCTCAATGTTGGGCTCAATTTATGGCTGATTCCGCAATATGGGGCTGTTGGAGCTGCCTGGGCAACAATTGCCACGGAATGTTTTTTGGGACTGGGCTTAGGCCTATTTTTTCTCAGATGGTATAGGCAGTAAAACGGGATAGCAATCAATGGCTAAAAAGATTCGCTTGATAGTAAATGCCTTGCCTTTAGTTACTGTTCGTTCTGGTATTGCTCGATATGTACACTGTCTTTATAGGCAGTTGGAAAGAGATTATGGACATAGTTTGGATATCGGATATTTTGACGGGAAAAATGTTAGCAAGACAATGCCTACCCGCGGCGCAGACCCTCAAAAAAGAGGGAAAGTCCTGTCCTGGTTTTGGAGGTTGCCACCACTCCTTGCTCTTCAGGTTCGTATAGCCCAGCACATGAAAAGAGAATTTTTCTTTCAACGCGCAGCCAAAAATTATGATGTTTACCATGAACCACTTTTGATCCCTTTTTTAACAAAATTTCCGATAAAGACCATTTTCACCATTCACGATCTTTCTATCATGCATTATCCACAATTTCATCCCAAAGAAAGAGTAATGTTTGTCAATCGTTTCCTGCCGCAGCGAATTGGAGTTGTAGACCATTGTTTAACTGTTTCAAAATTTACAAAGGCATGTGTTCAAAAGCACTTTGGAATTGTTGCTGATAATATTTCTGTCACACCTTTAGCTCATGATGCTTCTACATTTTATCCCAGGCCGGAAGGGGAGATCCGTGAGATGCGAGAGCGGCTTAAGCTGCCTGAGCAATATTTTCTTTTTGTTGGCAGCGGAGACCCGCGTAAAAACGCAGCCATTATACCCAAAGCTCTCCAGATTACAAAATCAGGTATTGCTTTGGTCTTTGCTGGTTGGTCTGGCTGGCATGACCATGAGCTTGTGAAGGATAATCAGTGTATCTCTTTGGGATATGTAAGTAATGAAGATTTGGCCAGGCTTTATTCGGGTGCGCTAGCCTTGATCTTTCCAAGTATTTATGAGGGATTTGGGTTGCCATTATTAGAAGCAATGGCCTGCGGTTGCCCTGTAATCACAACCAACAAGGCAAGTTTACCTGAAGTTGCAGGCAAGGCAGCATTGTACTTAACTGATCCGCAAAATTCCAAAGAATTGGCAGCCTTGTTGCGTGAAGTTATTAAGCCGGATGTCCGCCAACGACTTTTAAACAATAGTAAAAAAAGAGTATCTCAATTTTCCTGGGAAAGTACGGCCAAGAAGACCTATGAAATAATTAAAAAGTTATCTAGTTAACCATGCAAACTTCTCTCGTTATCCATGATAATTTTAAATTCCCAGGAGGTGGGGAGCGGGTTGCTGTAACTCTAGCCAGGGGCTTTCGCGCTGAATTATGGTCTGCATCTGTACAATCTGAAAATTTTCCAAAAAGTTATTTTGATGGGCTTGAACCAAAAAGCTTATCTTTGCTTGATAGAATCCCCTTTAGAGTTTTACCTTCCGATATTTTGCAAGATTGGCTGTTATTTGCCCATTTTCCAAAGAAAAAGGCAAAACTGACTTTTTTCAGTGGTTTTCTGTCACCGTTAGCCCACAAGCGAATAATTGGCCCTAAAATATTATATTGTCATTCGCCTCCACGAATTTTATACGACAAAAGAAACTTTTACTTAGAACAATGTTCTATGCTAAAAAAGCCCATTTGGTTAAGCCTCTTGTTCTTATATAAAAAGGCGTATGAAAGAGCCATAAAGGATATGGATTGTGTGCTTGCCAATTCTCAAAATGTGGCCAACAGGCTAAGAAAATATTTAAATATGCAAGTCCAGGTGGTGTATCCACCTTGTGAGACTAAAAAGTTCAAGCATCTGGGGTATGGGGATTATTATTTATCAACAGGCAGGCTTGATCAGCTGAAACGGGTCGATTTGATAGTAAAGGCCTTTTTGAAAATGAGAGATAAAAAACTCGTGGTTGTTTCTGGGGGGCCGTATTTTAAAAGGATTAAGCAGATGGCAAACAATGCGGATAATATTACATTTCTGGGCTGGGTGGGGGAAAAGAAGCTGAGAAGTTTGATTGGTAATTGTATCGCCACTATTTATATCCCCATGGACGAGGACTTTGGTATCTCGCCGGTGGAGTCCATGGCGGCTGGTAAGCCTGTACTTGGAGTCAAAGAAGGTGGAATATTGGAAACAGTCGTGGATGGGAAAACCGGAATTTTATTGCCCCCAAACCCCGGAATTGAGGATATCATAAAAGGAGTGAAGTCTTTAACGCCAGGCTTGGCTGCAGAGATGCGCTCCTCATGTGAAGAAAGAGCTGAACTTTTTAGTATAGATTGCTTTGTAAAAAGAGTAAAAGCCATTGCAGGTAAGTTTACTAACTAAGTGATTTAAAGAATAAAAGGCTAAGGGGTAAAAGGTTAAGAGACACAGGTTAGATATGAAAGTTGCCCTTGTACATTACTGGCTTGTAGGCATGCGGGGTGGCGAAAAGGTCCTGGAGGCTTTGTGCGACCTTTTCCCACAGGCCGATATCTATACCCATGTCTACGATCCTGATGCCATATCAGAAACAATAACAAAACATACTATCAGAACAACTTTTATTCAGAATTTGCCTTTTAGCAAACGCCTCTATAAAAAATACCTTCCTTTGATGCCTTTGGCTTTGGAGCAGCTGGACCTCACCGGTTACGATCTGGTTATTAGCAGTGAATCGGGCCCGGCCAAAGGAGTGATTACGCATCCATCCGCTAAACATATCTGCTATTGCCATACGCCAATGCGTTACGTGTGGGATATGTACCATAGATATCGCAAAGAAGCGGGATATGTGACTACCGTGCTCATGCCTTTTTTTTCTCATTACTTACGCTTATGGGATCAAACCTCAGCATCAAGAGTGGATCATTTTATAGCAAATTCAAGCCATGTGGCCGCGCGGATAAAAAAATATTATCGTCGCGAGGCGCAAGTCATACACCCGCCAGTGAATACTGATGATTTCTATCAAGTAAATGAGACTGGTGAGTATTATCTATTTGTTGGTCAATTGGTGGGATATAAACGGGCCGAATTAGCGATACAAGCTTTTAATGTCTTAAAAAAACCTCTGGTAGTTATTGGGGAAGGAGAGCAATATAAAAAATTACAGGCTATGGCAGGCTCTAATATAACCCTTATGGGGCAACAGCCATTTTCTGTCCTCCGAGATTATTATGCGAGGTGCAAAGCCCTTATTTTCCCAGGAGAAGAGGATTTTGGCATCATTCCTGTGGAAGCGATGGCTTCGGGAAGACCTGTTATTGCTTATAAAAAAGGTGGAGCTTTGGAGACTGTTGTTGATGGTAAAACAGGCATTTTTTTTGATGAGCAAAGTGTTGATGCTTTGATAGATGCAGTAATTAGATTTGAAAAAATTAAGCATGAGTTCTGCCCTGAAACAATAGTATCTTATGCTAAAAAGTTTGATGCTAAAATTTTTAAAAAAAACATATTAGATTTTATTAATACTGTAATAGAAGAGCAGATTTAAAGAGATGTCCGTAATGAAGAACAGATACTCTTGTTTAATGCCAGTGGCAATGCTTTTCTCTGACACAGTGGCCCTTTTATGTGCTGGCGCAATAAGTGTATGGCTTCGCTATATATTTAACGGTCAGTTTCAACTTTCATTTTACTGGCAAATGTGGCCAGTCTTAATTTTTTTCTTAAGCGTATATGCCTTTGCCGGTTTATATCCAGGCGTACTTATCAGTCCTCCGGAGGAATTAAAAAAACTAAGTCTGGCCAGCTCATTATGTTTTTTGGCTTTGGCCGCTGTTACTTTTATGTCTCGTCGAGCCGAGTTGTATTCTCGAGGGATATTTTTAATGGCGTGGTTTTTAGTACTTTTTTTGGTGCCAATTTTTCGGGCTGGAACGCGAGAGATTTTTAGTAAAAAAGCCTGGTGGGGGTTCCCTGCCGTGGTGTTTGGGGCCGGTAAAACCGGAGGCATGATTGTACATACTTTTCAACTGAGACCAGGGCTAGGAATAAAACCCGTTGCAATTGTTGATGACGACTCAGAAAGGCAAGGGGAGAATATTCATGGAATAAAAGTTGTCGGAGGTTTGGAAGAAGCGGTTAAACTGGCCCAAAAAACGAAAAATCTTATAGCAATTATGGCTATGCCGGGGGTGGGCAGAAAGAAGTTACAAATGATCCTTGAGAAATATGCACAAGGTTTTAGGCGCATTGTCCTTGTCCCTGACTTGTTTGGTGTATCTACTCTTTGGGTTTCGGTACTGGATTTGGGCGGTATATTAGGGTTAGATTTACGCCAGAACCTGCTTGACCCAAAGCGTCGAAGGCTAAAACGGTGTGTTGATTTGGCTATTGTTATAAGCAGTGGCGTGTTGGTCCTTCCTCTTATGCTTTTTATTGGTTTAGCCATCAAACTGGATAGCAAAGGCCCTGTTTTCTACCGTCACAAGCGAATTGGTTTGGGTGGGAGAGAAATTTATATCTGGAAATTCAGGACTATGTTTCAAAATGCAGATGAACTGTTGAAGGAGTATTTAAGAAAAAGACCGGATTTACAGCGAGAGTGGGAGATGTATCAAAAGCTTACTAATGATCCCAGGGTGACTAAGATAGGTAGATTTTTACGCAGAACAAGTCTGGATGAATTGCCTCAATTGTGGAATGTTTTAAAGGGGGAGTTAAGCTTGGTGGGACCAAGGCCTATTATTCGGGATGAAATTAAAAAGTACAAGGAAGCATTTGAACTATATAAAAAAGTCAGACCCGGGGTAACAGGTTTATGGCAGATTTCAGGTCGAAATGAAACTAGTTATGATGAGCGGGTGAATCTTGATGTTTATTATATAAGGAATTGGTCTATATGGTTTGATATTTATATTTTAGTCAGGACTCCTATCGAGGTGCTCCGTTGCAGGGGAGCCTATTAATTAATGTATACTTCCCAAAGTTTTTTTATTTTTTGTACTCTTTTATTTTTTTTACCTCTTCACTTCTCCCAATACAAGCTCCAATCAAAATTCCTAGAATTGAAAAGGCCATGCCCAGCCACCAGGTTCGAAAAAAATTATGAGCGCTGAAGGCTGTGGCTGTGTAGCCAAGAAACGAACTCCAAAAAAAAGAAGTGATTATCCAATAGTTTTTTTGTTTAGTTTGAAGCCCCTTACGGATTCGCTTTAAGGACCAGGTTAAATAGGCGCTAAAAAAGAAGAGAAGCAAACTTAAACCGACAATCCCTGTTTCACAGGCGAATTGAATATAGATGTTGTGCGGATGAGGTATCCCAAGGCTATGATATTTTGGCACAAGGCCTAGCGATCTGAAGCCGGGATTATAGCCGTTAATTCCTACTCCAAGAAGAGGATAGTGTTTGAATACCTCGATTCCAAAAGGCCAAAGCTCTTTTATTCGTCCATCATTTAATATTTGCTGAAACGATGTCCTCTCCGGGCCAAAGAATAATGCCCAGACAAGAATTGCGCAAAAGGCAAGAGTTTTCCTCCAGGAAAAACCTTTAAAAAGAAAAATTAGGGCTACACAGGCTGTAAAAAATCCTACATAGCCGCTTCTTGCTTTGGCTTCAAGCAATAGAAAAATTCCGGGTGCCAGGACCAAAGAGGTGAGGATGAGTTTTTTAAATTTTGACCACTTGTCAGGCAAAAGAATGAATAGAGCCAGACTAATGGGAAGAACTAGGGACATTAAATTGCCAACGCGAAAAGTACTTAAAGAGCCTGTCAGACGCCCACCCATAATCTTTGTCCCTTTGATCAAATCAGTCCCGGAA
The genomic region above belongs to Desulfovulcanus ferrireducens and contains:
- a CDS encoding O-antigen ligase family protein; the protein is MNILLCTKIFQKYYPPSREAWARVFFQLMRFGFCFYILFFPIGIALREIGAIISLAGLIPYYILDYNNSNLKRFKLKWIYFLFFAFLIFKMFHSIDIETSWYGIRTNLHKAFILIFVGMEFVRGLKDLKILVTLFAIMGCYEGLDGVYQYFSGTDLIKGTKIMGGRLTGSLSTFRVGNLMSLVLPISLALFILLPDKWSKFKKLILTSLVLAPGIFLLLEAKARSGYVGFFTACVALIFLFKGFSWRKTLAFCAILVWALFFGPERTSFQQILNDGRIKELWPFGIEVFKHYPLLGVGINGYNPGFRSLGLVPKYHSLGIPHPHNIYIQFACETGIVGLSLLLFFFSAYLTWSLKRIRKGLQTKQKNYWIITSFFWSSFLGYTATAFSAHNFFRTWWLGMAFSILGILIGACIGRSEEVKKIKEYKK